One window of the Epinephelus moara isolate mb chromosome 22, YSFRI_EMoa_1.0, whole genome shotgun sequence genome contains the following:
- the LOC126384388 gene encoding zinc finger protein 835-like isoform X2, with amino-acid sequence MCKVQMLRALVKQRLTAAAEEIFGLFERTIAEYEEQLCRSKEENERQRKLLDAVYNGAEVQQQLLVVKEEVPPEQQEWSSSVDQEDPEPPHIKEEEEELWSSQEGEQLQGLEEADITKFPFTPVPVKSEDDEGSEVQHQLLVVKEEVPPEQQEWSSSVDQEDPEPPHIKEEEEELWSSPSEAHFQPELDTKTSDSLELKTDLSDDDNDDDDDGWMENREPQSVLNSLKIIKVPAGGTRIRASKKTYSCSECGKIFGRSPHLKIHMRTHTGEKPFSCPFCGKSFTQKVNLTYHMSIHTGEKRFSCHFCNERFTWYTQLKSHQCTCESSQRHQSQIEDSRDAETGEKSFSCSECGKIFSRKDNLNIHMRIHTGERPFSCSVCGKSFKHGGHLTQHMSVHTKENRFGCDVCGKRFTWLYQLKRHKCGGESAQRPKLWGSQDGESMLSPVPMKSEDDEDEPQSSQVETEADGDHCGGVHSVPGGEVGPVPGGRVRPVSIDSSEAYSENCGGPEPARNSHPDLQPDNGAKAGEFRDCIWTETRSKSTGRKTFSCSDCGKIFGRKEHLQTHVRIHTGERPFSCSDCGKTFGCKRSLLGHMTSHTGEKPFSCSQCGKRFGRMVNLKTHERLHTGERPFSCPFCSKGFTQKVHMTQHMAVHTGEKQFSCSICDKKFTWLSGFRRHKCGGEQQELDESQTEDNLEAEPGGKPFRCWQCGNRFNHKHNLKAHMRIHTGEKPFSCSICAKGFTASGALKKHLRTHSGEKPFSCSVCGVRFTQGGNLKRHMVQHTGETREKPFSCSVCGRSFTQVSNMKRHMVQHAAAETGSEAVVRM; translated from the exons AggtccagcagcagctgttggtggttaaagaagaggttccccctgagcagcaggagtggagctccagtgtggaccaggaggacccagagcccccacacattaaagaggaagaggaggaactgtggagcagtcaggagggagagcagcttcaagggctggaggaggctgaTATCACCAAGTTCCCAttcactcctgtccctgtgaagagtgaagatgatgaaggcTCAG AGGTCCAGCATCAGCTGTTGgtggttaaagaagaggttccccctgagcagcaggagtggagctccagtgtggaccaggaggacccagagcccccacacattaaagaggaagaggaggaactcTGGAGCAGTCCGTCAGAAGCACATTTCCAACCTGAACTTGACACCAAGACGTCAGACTCTTTGGAGTTAAAGACTGATCtcagtgatgatgataatgatgatgatgatgatggttggATGGAGAACAGAGAACCTCAGTCAGTTTTAAACTCCCTGAAGATTATCAAAGTCCCTGCCGGCGGTACGAGAATTAGAGCCAGTAAAAAGACTtacagctgctctgagtgtgggaagaTCTTTGGCCGCAGTCCGCACCTGAAGATCCACATGAGGACACACACCggagagaaaccattcagctgcCCCTTCTGCGGGAAGAGCTTCACCCAGAAAGTCAACCTGACGTATCACATGTCCATCCACACGGGGGAGAAACGTTTTAGCTGTCATTTCTGCAACGAAAGATTCACCTGGTACACTCAGCTCAAGAGTCACCAGTGCACCTGTGAGTCCTCTCAGCGTCACCAGAGTCAGATCGAGGACAGCAGAGATGCAGAGACGGGAGAGAAGTCGTTCAGCTGCTCCGAGTGCGGGAAGATTTTCAGCCGCAAGGACAACCTTAACATCCACATGAGGATCCACACCGGAGAGAGACCGTTCAGCTGCTCCGTCTGCGGGAAGAGTTTTAAACATGGAGGACATCTGACACAGCACATGTCTGTCCACACCAAAGAGAACAGGTTCGGCTGCGACGTCTGCGGCAAGAGGTTCACTTGGCTTTATCAGCTCAAGAGACACAAGTGTGGCGGAGAGTCTGCTCAGCGTCCTAAACTGTGGGGCAGCCAGGACGGAGAGTCCATGCTCAGTCCTGTTCCCATGAAGagtgaggatgatgaagatgaacctcagtcctcacaggTAGAAACAGAAGCTGATGGAGACCACTGTGGAGGAGTACACTCAGTGCCTGGAGGAGAAGTAGGCCCAGTGCCCGGAGGAAGAGTACGACCAGTGTCCATAGACTCTTCTGAAGCCTACTCAGAGAactgtggaggaccagaaccagccaggaactcacaTCCAGATTTACAACCAGACAATGGTGCCAAGGCCGGAGAATTTCGGGACTGTATCTGGACGGAGACCAGATCAAAGTCCACTGGCAGGAAAACCTTCAGCTGCTCCGACTGCGGGAAAATATTTGGCCGGAAGGAACACCTGCAGACTCACGTGAGGATCCATACTGGAGAGAGACCATTCAGCTGCTCCGACTGTGGAAAAACCTTTGGCTGCAAGCGGTCGCTGCTGGGCCACATGACgagtcacacaggagagaaaccatttagctgctctcaGTGTGGGAAGAGATTCGGCCGGATGGTGAACCTGAAGACTCACGAGAGACTCCACACGGGGGAGAGACCATTCAGCTGCCCATTTTGCAGTAAAGGTTTCACGCAGAAGGTTCACATGACTCAACACATGGCTGTCCACACGGGAGAGAAACAGTTCAGCTGCAGCATTTGTGACAAAAAGTTCACGTGGCTTTCGGGGTTTAGGCGACACAAGTGCGGCGGCGAGCAGCAGGAGCTCGACGAGAGCCAAACGGAGGACAACTTGGAGGCAGAACCGGGAGGGAAACCGTTTCGCTGCTGGCAGTGTGGCAACAGATTCAACCACAAGCACAACCTGAAGGCTCACATGAGGATCCACACGGGGGAGAAACCCTTCAGCTGCTCCATTTGCGCTAAAGGCTTCACAGCAAGCGGTGCTCTGAAGAAACACCTGAGGACGCACTCgggagagaaaccattcagctgctctgtctgtggcGTCAGATTCACACAGGGCGGGAACCTGAAACGACACATGGTTCAGCACACAGGGGAGACTAGAGAGAAACCCTTCAGCTGCTCCGTCTGTGGGAGAAGCTTCACGCAGGTGTCTAACATGAAGCGACACATGGTGCAACATGCCGCTgctgagacaggaagtgaagctgTGGTCCGGATGTGA
- the LOC126384388 gene encoding zinc finger protein 835-like isoform X3, giving the protein MDPHRKLVPDVTDEALNTRRRRREVQQQLLVVKEEVPPEQQEWSSSVDQEDPEPPHIKEEEEELWSSQEGEQLQGLEEADITKFPFTPVPVKSEDDEGSEVQHQLLVVKEEVPPEQQEWSSSVDQEDPEPPHIKEEEEELWSSPSEAHFQPELDTKTSDSLELKTDLSDDDNDDDDDGWMENREPQSVLNSLKIIKVPAGGTRIRASKKTYSCSECGKIFGRSPHLKIHMRTHTGEKPFSCPFCGKSFTQKVNLTYHMSIHTGEKRFSCHFCNERFTWYTQLKSHQCTCESSQRHQSQIEDSRDAETGEKSFSCSECGKIFSRKDNLNIHMRIHTGERPFSCSVCGKSFKHGGHLTQHMSVHTKENRFGCDVCGKRFTWLYQLKRHKCGGESAQRPKLWGSQDGESMLSPVPMKSEDDEDEPQSSQVETEADGDHCGGVHSVPGGEVGPVPGGRVRPVSIDSSEAYSENCGGPEPARNSHPDLQPDNGAKAGEFRDCIWTETRSKSTGRKTFSCSDCGKIFGRKEHLQTHVRIHTGERPFSCSDCGKTFGCKRSLLGHMTSHTGEKPFSCSQCGKRFGRMVNLKTHERLHTGERPFSCPFCSKGFTQKVHMTQHMAVHTGEKQFSCSICDKKFTWLSGFRRHKCGGEQQELDESQTEDNLEAEPGGKPFRCWQCGNRFNHKHNLKAHMRIHTGEKPFSCSICAKGFTASGALKKHLRTHSGEKPFSCSVCGVRFTQGGNLKRHMVQHTGETREKPFSCSVCGRSFTQVSNMKRHMVQHAAAETGSEAVVRM; this is encoded by the exons ATGGACCCACACCGGAAGCTAGTGCCTGACGTCACGGACGAGGCTTTAAACAcgcgaagaagaagaagag AggtccagcagcagctgttggtggttaaagaagaggttccccctgagcagcaggagtggagctccagtgtggaccaggaggacccagagcccccacacattaaagaggaagaggaggaactgtggagcagtcaggagggagagcagcttcaagggctggaggaggctgaTATCACCAAGTTCCCAttcactcctgtccctgtgaagagtgaagatgatgaaggcTCAG AGGTCCAGCATCAGCTGTTGgtggttaaagaagaggttccccctgagcagcaggagtggagctccagtgtggaccaggaggacccagagcccccacacattaaagaggaagaggaggaactcTGGAGCAGTCCGTCAGAAGCACATTTCCAACCTGAACTTGACACCAAGACGTCAGACTCTTTGGAGTTAAAGACTGATCtcagtgatgatgataatgatgatgatgatgatggttggATGGAGAACAGAGAACCTCAGTCAGTTTTAAACTCCCTGAAGATTATCAAAGTCCCTGCCGGCGGTACGAGAATTAGAGCCAGTAAAAAGACTtacagctgctctgagtgtgggaagaTCTTTGGCCGCAGTCCGCACCTGAAGATCCACATGAGGACACACACCggagagaaaccattcagctgcCCCTTCTGCGGGAAGAGCTTCACCCAGAAAGTCAACCTGACGTATCACATGTCCATCCACACGGGGGAGAAACGTTTTAGCTGTCATTTCTGCAACGAAAGATTCACCTGGTACACTCAGCTCAAGAGTCACCAGTGCACCTGTGAGTCCTCTCAGCGTCACCAGAGTCAGATCGAGGACAGCAGAGATGCAGAGACGGGAGAGAAGTCGTTCAGCTGCTCCGAGTGCGGGAAGATTTTCAGCCGCAAGGACAACCTTAACATCCACATGAGGATCCACACCGGAGAGAGACCGTTCAGCTGCTCCGTCTGCGGGAAGAGTTTTAAACATGGAGGACATCTGACACAGCACATGTCTGTCCACACCAAAGAGAACAGGTTCGGCTGCGACGTCTGCGGCAAGAGGTTCACTTGGCTTTATCAGCTCAAGAGACACAAGTGTGGCGGAGAGTCTGCTCAGCGTCCTAAACTGTGGGGCAGCCAGGACGGAGAGTCCATGCTCAGTCCTGTTCCCATGAAGagtgaggatgatgaagatgaacctcagtcctcacaggTAGAAACAGAAGCTGATGGAGACCACTGTGGAGGAGTACACTCAGTGCCTGGAGGAGAAGTAGGCCCAGTGCCCGGAGGAAGAGTACGACCAGTGTCCATAGACTCTTCTGAAGCCTACTCAGAGAactgtggaggaccagaaccagccaggaactcacaTCCAGATTTACAACCAGACAATGGTGCCAAGGCCGGAGAATTTCGGGACTGTATCTGGACGGAGACCAGATCAAAGTCCACTGGCAGGAAAACCTTCAGCTGCTCCGACTGCGGGAAAATATTTGGCCGGAAGGAACACCTGCAGACTCACGTGAGGATCCATACTGGAGAGAGACCATTCAGCTGCTCCGACTGTGGAAAAACCTTTGGCTGCAAGCGGTCGCTGCTGGGCCACATGACgagtcacacaggagagaaaccatttagctgctctcaGTGTGGGAAGAGATTCGGCCGGATGGTGAACCTGAAGACTCACGAGAGACTCCACACGGGGGAGAGACCATTCAGCTGCCCATTTTGCAGTAAAGGTTTCACGCAGAAGGTTCACATGACTCAACACATGGCTGTCCACACGGGAGAGAAACAGTTCAGCTGCAGCATTTGTGACAAAAAGTTCACGTGGCTTTCGGGGTTTAGGCGACACAAGTGCGGCGGCGAGCAGCAGGAGCTCGACGAGAGCCAAACGGAGGACAACTTGGAGGCAGAACCGGGAGGGAAACCGTTTCGCTGCTGGCAGTGTGGCAACAGATTCAACCACAAGCACAACCTGAAGGCTCACATGAGGATCCACACGGGGGAGAAACCCTTCAGCTGCTCCATTTGCGCTAAAGGCTTCACAGCAAGCGGTGCTCTGAAGAAACACCTGAGGACGCACTCgggagagaaaccattcagctgctctgtctgtggcGTCAGATTCACACAGGGCGGGAACCTGAAACGACACATGGTTCAGCACACAGGGGAGACTAGAGAGAAACCCTTCAGCTGCTCCGTCTGTGGGAGAAGCTTCACGCAGGTGTCTAACATGAAGCGACACATGGTGCAACATGCCGCTgctgagacaggaagtgaagctgTGGTCCGGATGTGA
- the LOC126384388 gene encoding zinc finger protein 835-like isoform X1: protein MCKVQMLRALVKQRLTAAAEEIFGLFERTIAEYEEQLCCSKEENERQRKPLDAVYNPQLRLHRAEVQQQLLVVKEEVPPEQQEWSSSVDQEDPEPPHIKEEEEELWSSQEGEQLQGLEEADITKFPFTPVPVKSEDDEGSEVQHQLLVVKEEVPPEQQEWSSSVDQEDPEPPHIKEEEEELWSSPSEAHFQPELDTKTSDSLELKTDLSDDDNDDDDDGWMENREPQSVLNSLKIIKVPAGGTRIRASKKTYSCSECGKIFGRSPHLKIHMRTHTGEKPFSCPFCGKSFTQKVNLTYHMSIHTGEKRFSCHFCNERFTWYTQLKSHQCTCESSQRHQSQIEDSRDAETGEKSFSCSECGKIFSRKDNLNIHMRIHTGERPFSCSVCGKSFKHGGHLTQHMSVHTKENRFGCDVCGKRFTWLYQLKRHKCGGESAQRPKLWGSQDGESMLSPVPMKSEDDEDEPQSSQVETEADGDHCGGVHSVPGGEVGPVPGGRVRPVSIDSSEAYSENCGGPEPARNSHPDLQPDNGAKAGEFRDCIWTETRSKSTGRKTFSCSDCGKIFGRKEHLQTHVRIHTGERPFSCSDCGKTFGCKRSLLGHMTSHTGEKPFSCSQCGKRFGRMVNLKTHERLHTGERPFSCPFCSKGFTQKVHMTQHMAVHTGEKQFSCSICDKKFTWLSGFRRHKCGGEQQELDESQTEDNLEAEPGGKPFRCWQCGNRFNHKHNLKAHMRIHTGEKPFSCSICAKGFTASGALKKHLRTHSGEKPFSCSVCGVRFTQGGNLKRHMVQHTGETREKPFSCSVCGRSFTQVSNMKRHMVQHAAAETGSEAVVRM from the exons AggtccagcagcagctgttggtggttaaagaagaggttccccctgagcagcaggagtggagctccagtgtggaccaggaggacccagagcccccacacattaaagaggaagaggaggaactgtggagcagtcaggagggagagcagcttcaagggctggaggaggctgaTATCACCAAGTTCCCAttcactcctgtccctgtgaagagtgaagatgatgaaggcTCAG AGGTCCAGCATCAGCTGTTGgtggttaaagaagaggttccccctgagcagcaggagtggagctccagtgtggaccaggaggacccagagcccccacacattaaagaggaagaggaggaactcTGGAGCAGTCCGTCAGAAGCACATTTCCAACCTGAACTTGACACCAAGACGTCAGACTCTTTGGAGTTAAAGACTGATCtcagtgatgatgataatgatgatgatgatgatggttggATGGAGAACAGAGAACCTCAGTCAGTTTTAAACTCCCTGAAGATTATCAAAGTCCCTGCCGGCGGTACGAGAATTAGAGCCAGTAAAAAGACTtacagctgctctgagtgtgggaagaTCTTTGGCCGCAGTCCGCACCTGAAGATCCACATGAGGACACACACCggagagaaaccattcagctgcCCCTTCTGCGGGAAGAGCTTCACCCAGAAAGTCAACCTGACGTATCACATGTCCATCCACACGGGGGAGAAACGTTTTAGCTGTCATTTCTGCAACGAAAGATTCACCTGGTACACTCAGCTCAAGAGTCACCAGTGCACCTGTGAGTCCTCTCAGCGTCACCAGAGTCAGATCGAGGACAGCAGAGATGCAGAGACGGGAGAGAAGTCGTTCAGCTGCTCCGAGTGCGGGAAGATTTTCAGCCGCAAGGACAACCTTAACATCCACATGAGGATCCACACCGGAGAGAGACCGTTCAGCTGCTCCGTCTGCGGGAAGAGTTTTAAACATGGAGGACATCTGACACAGCACATGTCTGTCCACACCAAAGAGAACAGGTTCGGCTGCGACGTCTGCGGCAAGAGGTTCACTTGGCTTTATCAGCTCAAGAGACACAAGTGTGGCGGAGAGTCTGCTCAGCGTCCTAAACTGTGGGGCAGCCAGGACGGAGAGTCCATGCTCAGTCCTGTTCCCATGAAGagtgaggatgatgaagatgaacctcagtcctcacaggTAGAAACAGAAGCTGATGGAGACCACTGTGGAGGAGTACACTCAGTGCCTGGAGGAGAAGTAGGCCCAGTGCCCGGAGGAAGAGTACGACCAGTGTCCATAGACTCTTCTGAAGCCTACTCAGAGAactgtggaggaccagaaccagccaggaactcacaTCCAGATTTACAACCAGACAATGGTGCCAAGGCCGGAGAATTTCGGGACTGTATCTGGACGGAGACCAGATCAAAGTCCACTGGCAGGAAAACCTTCAGCTGCTCCGACTGCGGGAAAATATTTGGCCGGAAGGAACACCTGCAGACTCACGTGAGGATCCATACTGGAGAGAGACCATTCAGCTGCTCCGACTGTGGAAAAACCTTTGGCTGCAAGCGGTCGCTGCTGGGCCACATGACgagtcacacaggagagaaaccatttagctgctctcaGTGTGGGAAGAGATTCGGCCGGATGGTGAACCTGAAGACTCACGAGAGACTCCACACGGGGGAGAGACCATTCAGCTGCCCATTTTGCAGTAAAGGTTTCACGCAGAAGGTTCACATGACTCAACACATGGCTGTCCACACGGGAGAGAAACAGTTCAGCTGCAGCATTTGTGACAAAAAGTTCACGTGGCTTTCGGGGTTTAGGCGACACAAGTGCGGCGGCGAGCAGCAGGAGCTCGACGAGAGCCAAACGGAGGACAACTTGGAGGCAGAACCGGGAGGGAAACCGTTTCGCTGCTGGCAGTGTGGCAACAGATTCAACCACAAGCACAACCTGAAGGCTCACATGAGGATCCACACGGGGGAGAAACCCTTCAGCTGCTCCATTTGCGCTAAAGGCTTCACAGCAAGCGGTGCTCTGAAGAAACACCTGAGGACGCACTCgggagagaaaccattcagctgctctgtctgtggcGTCAGATTCACACAGGGCGGGAACCTGAAACGACACATGGTTCAGCACACAGGGGAGACTAGAGAGAAACCCTTCAGCTGCTCCGTCTGTGGGAGAAGCTTCACGCAGGTGTCTAACATGAAGCGACACATGGTGCAACATGCCGCTgctgagacaggaagtgaagctgTGGTCCGGATGTGA
- the LOC126384384 gene encoding zinc finger protein 771-like isoform X4 → MCKVQMLRALVKQRLTAAAEEIFGLFERTIAEYEEQLCRSKEENERQRKLLDAVYNPQLRLHRAEVQQQLLVVKEEVPPEQQEWSSSVDQEDPEPPHIKEEEEELWSSQEGEQLQGLEEADITKFTFTPVPVKSEDDEEKPQSEGHHCGGPGPGPGAGPPGAGPAPGDSPEPDPDTDDSREWEEPGELPSGSVPLSTPRQGEKPFGCTNCEKRFGFKNSLKRHMRTHTGEKPFGCSLCDAKFLRMENLKRHTIVHTGEKPYRCSVCGKTFNESGHLNRHMRNHTGEKPFSCSVCGKRFPRKDNYVQHMTCHTGEKPFSCSVCGRSFSWRTQLKNHQCSGGLSSRLHQTRPEENKESSDNRVNEQDSNPIHLFSHDAL, encoded by the exons ATGTGTAAAGTCCAAATGCTGAGAGCGTTGGTGAAGCAGCGACTAACTGCGgctgctgaagagatatttgggcTGTTTGAAAGAACGATAGCAGAGTACGAGGAGCAACTTTGTCGCtcaaaagaggagaacgagCGACAACGGAAACTACTGGACGCTGTTTACAACCCTCAGCTCAggttacacagagcag aggtccagcagcagctgttggtggtcaaagaagaggttccccctgagcagcaggagtggagctccagtgtggaccaggaggacccagagcccccacacattaaagaggaagaggaggaactgtggagcagtcaggagggagagcagcttcaagggctggaggaggctgatatcaccaagttcacattcactcctgtccctgtgaagagtgaagatgatgaagagaaacctcagtctGAGGGACACCACTGTggaggaccaggaccaggaccaggagcAGGGCCACCAGGAGCAGGACCAGCGCCAGGAGACTCTCCTGAACCTGACCCAGATACTGACGATAGCAGGGAATGGGAGGAGCCTGGAGAACTTCCGTCAGGATCAGTCCCTCTGAGCACTCCAAGAcaaggagagaaaccatttggCTGCACTAATTGTGAGAAACGATTTGGCTTCAAGAACTCtctgaagagacacatgagaacccacacaggagagaaaccatttggCTGCTCCCTCTGCGACGCCAAGTTCCTGCGTATGGAAAACCTGAAGCGACACACTATTGTTCACACGGGAGAGAAACCGTACcgctgctctgtgtgtgggaAAACTTTCAATGAGAGTGGACACCTGAACCGACACATGAGGAACCACACGGGAGAGAAACCGTTCAGCTGCTCCGTGTGCGGGAAGAGATTCCCTCGGAAGGATAACTATGTCCAACACATGACGTGTCACACGGGCGAGAAACCGTTCAGCTGCAGCGTCTGTGGCAGGAGTTTCTCGTGGCGGACGCAGCTGAAAAACCATCAGTGTAGCGGCGGACTATCGTCACGGCTGCATCAGACTCGACCTGAGGAGAACAAGGAGAGTTCAGACAACAGAGTTAATGAGCAGGATAGCAACCCCATCCACCTGTTTTCCCATGACGCTCTGTAG
- the LOC126384388 gene encoding zinc finger protein 835-like isoform X4, with protein sequence MCKVQMLRALVKQRLTAAAEEIFGLFERTIAEYEEQLCCSKEENERQRKPLDAVYNPQLRLHRADVQQQLLVVKEEVPPEQQEWSSSVDQEDPEPPHIKEEEEELWSSPSEAHFQPELDTKTSDSLELKTDLSDDDNDDDDDGWMENREPQSVLNSLKIIKVPAGGTRIRASKKTYSCSECGKIFGRSPHLKIHMRTHTGEKPFSCPFCGKSFTQKVNLTYHMSIHTGEKRFSCHFCNERFTWYTQLKSHQCTCESSQRHQSQIEDSRDAETGEKSFSCSECGKIFSRKDNLNIHMRIHTGERPFSCSVCGKSFKHGGHLTQHMSVHTKENRFGCDVCGKRFTWLYQLKRHKCGGESAQRPKLWGSQDGESMLSPVPMKSEDDEDEPQSSQVETEADGDHCGGVHSVPGGEVGPVPGGRVRPVSIDSSEAYSENCGGPEPARNSHPDLQPDNGAKAGEFRDCIWTETRSKSTGRKTFSCSDCGKIFGRKEHLQTHVRIHTGERPFSCSDCGKTFGCKRSLLGHMTSHTGEKPFSCSQCGKRFGRMVNLKTHERLHTGERPFSCPFCSKGFTQKVHMTQHMAVHTGEKQFSCSICDKKFTWLSGFRRHKCGGEQQELDESQTEDNLEAEPGGKPFRCWQCGNRFNHKHNLKAHMRIHTGEKPFSCSICAKGFTASGALKKHLRTHSGEKPFSCSVCGVRFTQGGNLKRHMVQHTGETREKPFSCSVCGRSFTQVSNMKRHMVQHAAAETGSEAVVRM encoded by the coding sequence gttccccctgagcagcaggagtggagctccagtgtggaccaggaggacccagagcccccacacattaaagaggaagaggaggaactcTGGAGCAGTCCGTCAGAAGCACATTTCCAACCTGAACTTGACACCAAGACGTCAGACTCTTTGGAGTTAAAGACTGATCtcagtgatgatgataatgatgatgatgatgatggttggATGGAGAACAGAGAACCTCAGTCAGTTTTAAACTCCCTGAAGATTATCAAAGTCCCTGCCGGCGGTACGAGAATTAGAGCCAGTAAAAAGACTtacagctgctctgagtgtgggaagaTCTTTGGCCGCAGTCCGCACCTGAAGATCCACATGAGGACACACACCggagagaaaccattcagctgcCCCTTCTGCGGGAAGAGCTTCACCCAGAAAGTCAACCTGACGTATCACATGTCCATCCACACGGGGGAGAAACGTTTTAGCTGTCATTTCTGCAACGAAAGATTCACCTGGTACACTCAGCTCAAGAGTCACCAGTGCACCTGTGAGTCCTCTCAGCGTCACCAGAGTCAGATCGAGGACAGCAGAGATGCAGAGACGGGAGAGAAGTCGTTCAGCTGCTCCGAGTGCGGGAAGATTTTCAGCCGCAAGGACAACCTTAACATCCACATGAGGATCCACACCGGAGAGAGACCGTTCAGCTGCTCCGTCTGCGGGAAGAGTTTTAAACATGGAGGACATCTGACACAGCACATGTCTGTCCACACCAAAGAGAACAGGTTCGGCTGCGACGTCTGCGGCAAGAGGTTCACTTGGCTTTATCAGCTCAAGAGACACAAGTGTGGCGGAGAGTCTGCTCAGCGTCCTAAACTGTGGGGCAGCCAGGACGGAGAGTCCATGCTCAGTCCTGTTCCCATGAAGagtgaggatgatgaagatgaacctcagtcctcacaggTAGAAACAGAAGCTGATGGAGACCACTGTGGAGGAGTACACTCAGTGCCTGGAGGAGAAGTAGGCCCAGTGCCCGGAGGAAGAGTACGACCAGTGTCCATAGACTCTTCTGAAGCCTACTCAGAGAactgtggaggaccagaaccagccaggaactcacaTCCAGATTTACAACCAGACAATGGTGCCAAGGCCGGAGAATTTCGGGACTGTATCTGGACGGAGACCAGATCAAAGTCCACTGGCAGGAAAACCTTCAGCTGCTCCGACTGCGGGAAAATATTTGGCCGGAAGGAACACCTGCAGACTCACGTGAGGATCCATACTGGAGAGAGACCATTCAGCTGCTCCGACTGTGGAAAAACCTTTGGCTGCAAGCGGTCGCTGCTGGGCCACATGACgagtcacacaggagagaaaccatttagctgctctcaGTGTGGGAAGAGATTCGGCCGGATGGTGAACCTGAAGACTCACGAGAGACTCCACACGGGGGAGAGACCATTCAGCTGCCCATTTTGCAGTAAAGGTTTCACGCAGAAGGTTCACATGACTCAACACATGGCTGTCCACACGGGAGAGAAACAGTTCAGCTGCAGCATTTGTGACAAAAAGTTCACGTGGCTTTCGGGGTTTAGGCGACACAAGTGCGGCGGCGAGCAGCAGGAGCTCGACGAGAGCCAAACGGAGGACAACTTGGAGGCAGAACCGGGAGGGAAACCGTTTCGCTGCTGGCAGTGTGGCAACAGATTCAACCACAAGCACAACCTGAAGGCTCACATGAGGATCCACACGGGGGAGAAACCCTTCAGCTGCTCCATTTGCGCTAAAGGCTTCACAGCAAGCGGTGCTCTGAAGAAACACCTGAGGACGCACTCgggagagaaaccattcagctgctctgtctgtggcGTCAGATTCACACAGGGCGGGAACCTGAAACGACACATGGTTCAGCACACAGGGGAGACTAGAGAGAAACCCTTCAGCTGCTCCGTCTGTGGGAGAAGCTTCACGCAGGTGTCTAACATGAAGCGACACATGGTGCAACATGCCGCTgctgagacaggaagtgaagctgTGGTCCGGATGTGA